A part of Terriglobus roseus genomic DNA contains:
- a CDS encoding GWxTD domain-containing protein, translated as MSKAVWQGKIGAVALICGWMVMTGSAHAQTSTPPDSQQPQQQQEAVPSVNKNAPPEERPDPMKRRLSDRERVQQQKYLKNELKPDGTWKKWLEQDVVWIITDQEMQAFKQLKNDEERENFVENFWLRRNPNPDSPENEYKDEHYRRIAYTNEHFAAGKPGWKTDRGHIYIAFGKPDSIDSHPSGGTYQRPIEEGGGTTSTFPFETWHYRYIEGIGDNIDLEFVDTCQCNDYHLTIDRSEKDALKYVAGAGSTLYEQMGIAKREDRMNNGLEQLGNGPMATSQQSKQFDRINLYAKIMAAPPIKFKDMEHYLTTSEILKGPPFLFDVRTDYVKVTNDTVLVPVTLQIRNQDITFNTKEGVSTGTVNILGQVSNINHRVVQTFEDTVNVQVPSEFLARTQAQRNLYWKALPLRPGMYKVDIVIKDVNNPDHVGTWKRSVNVPKYDDDHLSASSLILASSMTRVPSKEIGAGSFVIGNTKVMPSVTTGPGVPATFKKSTNLNFWMQVYNLGIDDKSKQNNAEIQYQVTNLDTNKQVLDTTESTTKTNPNADQVTLEKSLPLGSLAPGKYQLAIKVNDGISKQQISQTANFVVE; from the coding sequence ATGAGCAAGGCAGTCTGGCAGGGAAAGATCGGTGCAGTGGCGCTGATCTGTGGATGGATGGTAATGACCGGGAGCGCTCACGCGCAGACCTCGACCCCGCCTGATTCGCAGCAACCGCAACAGCAGCAAGAAGCTGTCCCTTCTGTTAATAAGAACGCGCCGCCGGAAGAACGACCGGATCCGATGAAGCGCCGCCTTTCTGACCGCGAGCGCGTGCAGCAGCAGAAATATCTGAAGAACGAATTGAAGCCTGACGGCACCTGGAAGAAGTGGCTGGAACAGGACGTGGTTTGGATCATCACGGACCAGGAGATGCAGGCGTTCAAGCAGTTGAAGAACGACGAAGAGCGCGAGAACTTCGTTGAAAACTTCTGGCTGCGCCGCAATCCGAATCCGGATTCGCCCGAGAACGAGTACAAGGACGAGCACTACCGTCGCATCGCCTACACAAACGAACATTTTGCGGCAGGTAAGCCGGGATGGAAGACCGACCGCGGCCATATCTACATTGCGTTCGGTAAGCCGGATTCGATTGATTCGCATCCTTCTGGTGGTACCTATCAGCGTCCGATTGAAGAAGGTGGCGGCACCACATCGACCTTCCCGTTTGAGACATGGCACTATCGCTACATCGAAGGTATCGGCGACAACATTGACTTGGAATTCGTCGACACCTGCCAGTGCAACGACTACCACCTGACCATCGACCGTTCTGAAAAGGACGCGCTGAAGTATGTGGCGGGTGCAGGTTCCACGCTGTATGAGCAGATGGGTATTGCCAAGCGCGAAGACCGTATGAACAACGGTCTGGAACAGCTGGGCAATGGCCCGATGGCGACCTCGCAGCAGTCGAAGCAGTTTGACCGCATCAACCTGTACGCAAAGATCATGGCTGCACCGCCCATCAAGTTCAAAGACATGGAGCACTACCTGACCACGTCTGAAATCCTGAAGGGACCGCCGTTCCTATTCGACGTCCGCACGGATTATGTGAAGGTGACGAACGATACGGTGCTGGTGCCAGTAACGCTGCAGATCCGCAATCAGGACATCACGTTCAACACCAAGGAAGGTGTTTCTACCGGCACCGTGAACATTCTGGGGCAGGTATCGAACATCAACCACCGCGTGGTGCAGACGTTCGAAGACACCGTAAATGTGCAGGTGCCGAGCGAATTCCTGGCGCGTACGCAGGCACAACGCAACCTATATTGGAAGGCCCTGCCGCTGCGTCCGGGCATGTACAAGGTCGATATCGTTATCAAGGACGTGAACAACCCCGACCACGTAGGCACGTGGAAGCGTTCGGTGAACGTTCCAAAGTATGACGACGACCATCTATCGGCTTCGTCCCTGATTCTGGCTTCCAGCATGACGCGCGTGCCGTCGAAGGAAATTGGTGCGGGTTCGTTCGTCATCGGCAACACCAAGGTGATGCCGAGCGTGACCACTGGCCCCGGTGTTCCGGCGACGTTCAAGAAGTCGACGAATCTAAACTTCTGGATGCAGGTTTACAACCTGGGCATTGACGACAAGAGCAAGCAGAACAACGCAGAAATTCAGTACCAGGTGACCAACCTGGATACGAACAAGCAGGTGCTGGACACAACGGAGTCCACCACCAAGACAAATCCGAACG